TGACTGCGGACAGCATGTTGTAGATGGCCTGAATATCCTGTTCCTTATACAACGTTTCGGGGACTTCGGTCTCAAGCCTTTCCGTTTTGCGCAGGATGGTCTCCACCAATTCATGATCATAGATAATCAGTTCATCCGAATTAACATACCGCACAGCTGGATCAACACTGATCCGGCAGCGATTGGTGAAGGTCACCATAGAGACGAGACGAACTCTTTTATAATCACCGAGGTGTGCCTGAATGGCCTCCACATGCCCTCGGTGCTGCATCAGTGGGTTGTACATCTTGATTCGGCTGCTGCTGACTGTCCAGTTGGCCTCTCTTCGGCCGCCACGAATCTCACCTGTCGTCAGGTTTCGTGTCTCAATCACGAAGATTCCCCGTGGACCGATAACGACATGATCAATCGATGAGTAACCCGAGCGA
Above is a window of Paenibacillus sp. E222 DNA encoding:
- a CDS encoding nuclease-related domain-containing protein, whose protein sequence is MFKKILSLFKSQPELANQISASASSLPSTAPIPTRMVRSRRKTKSDGDWTRQPEEPSTAQQLHALPGEYKVLNDLLVANPKSRSGYSSIDHVVIGPRGIFVIETRNLTTGEIRGGRREANWTVSSSRIKMYNPLMQHRGHVEAIQAHLGDYKRVRLVSMVTFTNRCRISVDPAVRYVNSDELIIYDHELVETILRKTERLETEVPETLYKEQDIQAIYNMLSAVNSTDPQIRADHMEKAKGIK